The Listeria welshimeri serovar 6b str. SLCC5334 genome has a window encoding:
- a CDS encoding CtsR family transcriptional regulator: MKNISDIIEAYLKQVLESSEAVEIKRSEIADKFECVPSQINYVINTRFTMERGYIVESKRGGGGYIRIIKVKMNDKLQLLEAIISMVHDKKVSQSFSEDVILRLLEEEVITKKEARLMVAALDREVLILPLPDRDILRSRILEAMLVALKYD, encoded by the coding sequence ATGAAAAATATTTCTGATATTATAGAAGCTTATTTAAAGCAAGTGTTGGAGTCTAGTGAAGCTGTTGAAATTAAAAGAAGTGAAATCGCGGATAAGTTTGAATGTGTACCTTCTCAAATTAATTATGTAATCAATACTAGATTTACTATGGAACGTGGATATATTGTTGAAAGTAAACGTGGTGGTGGCGGATATATTCGGATTATCAAAGTGAAAATGAATGATAAACTTCAATTACTTGAAGCTATTATATCAATGGTTCATGATAAAAAGGTTTCTCAATCTTTTTCTGAAGATGTTATATTAAGGTTGCTTGAAGAAGAGGTTATAACAAAGAAAGAAGCAAGGCTGATGGTTGCTGCACTTGATCGTGAAGTTTTGATTTTACCTTTGCCAGATAGAGATATTTTGCGTAGTAGGATACTGGAAGCAATGTTAGTTGCTTTGAAATATGATTAG
- a CDS encoding UvrB/UvrC motif-containing protein, with the protein MICQKCGKNKADIALQQLNEAGKVESLYLCENCATEEALASEKDLVKAMDTFSEVALDFLTLLQKEESAQKSVVCKNCNLTFEEFLQTNRVGCSECYSAFEERLVPIIGRVQNGYTKHVGKVPAEIERAESVEDEIIHLQDKLEQLIKNEEFEEAAVIRDEIRALKAGGDSK; encoded by the coding sequence ATGATTTGTCAAAAGTGTGGGAAAAATAAGGCGGATATTGCGCTTCAACAATTAAATGAAGCTGGGAAAGTGGAATCATTATATTTGTGTGAGAATTGTGCTACTGAGGAGGCACTTGCTTCGGAAAAGGATCTTGTTAAAGCAATGGACACTTTTAGTGAGGTTGCTCTAGATTTTTTGACATTATTACAAAAAGAAGAATCTGCACAAAAATCAGTTGTGTGCAAAAATTGTAATTTAACTTTTGAAGAGTTTTTACAGACTAATCGAGTTGGTTGCTCAGAGTGTTATTCAGCTTTTGAGGAGCGATTGGTTCCGATTATCGGTCGCGTACAAAATGGTTATACAAAGCATGTTGGAAAAGTTCCAGCAGAAATTGAACGTGCTGAAAGTGTTGAGGATGAAATAATTCATCTTCAAGATAAGTTAGAACAATTAATTAAAAATGAAGAATTTGAGGAAGCTGCAGTCATTCGTGATGAAATAAGAGCTTTAAAAGCTGGAGGTGATTCAAAATGA
- a CDS encoding protein arginine kinase codes for MNVFEPRLSSWLVNSGDDDDVVLSSRIRLARNLKDERFPIYEQKEAIVDNIAEVFDENFTLFKMNQISVLQKALLVEKHLISPYMMKKSKYGAVLLNEEENVSIMLNEEDHLRIQCMTPGLRLFDALEAALQIDGHVEEKLTYAFDKQFGYLTSCVTNIGTGLRASVMVHLPGLVTTKRIKSVIEAIRSLGFVVRGIYGEGSMPASSIFQVSNQVTLGKTETEIVEDLTQVMEQIIMQERVARTTLKQKFHIALEDRVFRSYGLLMNCRIISMQEAADAISDIRLGVELGFFEHISRQKMNELVLFSQPAFLRKEAGRDMDELEEKVIRAKVIREILGDK; via the coding sequence ATGAATGTATTTGAACCTCGGCTTAGTTCTTGGTTAGTAAATTCTGGTGATGACGATGATGTGGTCCTAAGTTCACGTATTCGACTTGCTAGAAATTTAAAAGATGAGCGTTTTCCCATTTATGAACAAAAAGAAGCAATTGTAGATAATATTGCAGAGGTTTTTGACGAGAATTTTACTTTATTTAAAATGAATCAGATTTCTGTATTGCAGAAGGCACTTTTGGTGGAGAAGCATTTAATTAGCCCGTATATGATGAAAAAAAGTAAATACGGAGCTGTTCTTTTAAATGAAGAAGAAAATGTTAGTATTATGTTAAATGAAGAAGATCATTTGCGAATACAGTGTATGACGCCGGGGTTGAGGTTGTTCGATGCATTGGAAGCGGCTCTCCAAATTGATGGGCATGTGGAAGAAAAGTTGACCTATGCTTTTGATAAACAGTTTGGGTATTTAACAAGTTGTGTGACGAATATTGGGACAGGATTGCGTGCTTCTGTGATGGTGCATCTACCTGGGCTTGTTACAACGAAAAGAATAAAAAGTGTCATAGAAGCGATTAGGAGCCTGGGTTTTGTGGTAAGAGGTATATACGGGGAAGGTAGCATGCCCGCAAGTAGTATTTTTCAGGTTTCAAATCAAGTAACTCTAGGTAAAACTGAAACTGAAATTGTTGAAGATTTAACGCAAGTAATGGAACAAATCATTATGCAAGAACGTGTGGCAAGAACTACATTGAAGCAAAAGTTTCATATTGCGTTGGAAGATAGAGTTTTTAGATCCTATGGTTTATTGATGAATTGTCGTATTATTTCTATGCAGGAAGCAGCAGATGCTATTTCTGATATTAGACTTGGTGTAGAATTAGGCTTTTTCGAGCATATTTCTCGCCAAAAAATGAATGAATTGGTACTATTCTCGCAACCAGCTTTTTTGAGAAAAGAAGCAGGACGAGATATGGATGAATTAGAAGAGAAAGTAATAAGGGCCAAAGTGATTCGCGAGATTTTGGGCGATAAATAA
- a CDS encoding ATP-dependent Clp protease ATP-binding subunit encodes MMFGRFTQRAQKVLALSQEEAMRLNHSNLGTEHILLGLVREGEGIAAKALYELGISSEKVQQEVEGLIGHGEKAVTTIQYTPRAKKVIELSMDEARKLGHTYVGTEHILLGLIREGEGVAARVLSNLGISLNKARQQVLQLLGGGDATGAGRQTNTQATPTLDSLARDLTVIAREDNLDPVIGRSKEIQRVIEVLSRRTKNNPVLIGEPGVGKTAIAEGLAQQIVRNEVPETLRGKRVMTLDMGTVVAGTKYRGEFEDRLKKVMDEIRQAGNVILFIDELHTLIGAGGAEGAIDASNILKPPLARGELQCIGATTLDEYRKYIEKDAALERRFQPIKVDEPTVEESIQILHGLRDRYEAHHRVAITDEALEAAVRLSDRYISDRFLPDKAIDVIDESGSKVRLKSFTTPKNVKEMENNLTDLKKEKDAAVQGQEFEKAAALRDKEHKLKKSLEETKANWQEKQGLDHSEVTEDIVAEVVASWTGIPVAKLAETETNKLLNMEKLLHERVIGQDAAVKAVSLAVRRARAGLKDPKRPIGSFIFLGPTGVGKTELARALAESMFGDEDSMIRIDMSEYMEKFSTARLVGAPPGYVGYEEGGQLTEKVRQKPYSVVLLDEIEKAHPDVFNMLLQVLDDGRLTDSKGRVVDFRNTVIIMTSNIGAQEMKQDKSMGFNVIDPLKDHKAMEHRVLQDLKQAFRPEFINRIDETIVFHSLQEKELKQIVTLLTSQLTKRLAERDIHVKLTEGAKAKIAKDGYDPEYGARPLKRAIQKEVEDMLSEELLRGNIKVGDNVEIGVKEGKLEVRKKATPKKKAAPKKVKSK; translated from the coding sequence ATGATGTTTGGACGATTTACGCAAAGAGCTCAGAAAGTACTCGCGTTGTCACAAGAAGAGGCGATGCGTTTGAATCATAGTAATTTAGGGACGGAACACATCCTATTAGGTCTAGTTAGAGAAGGCGAAGGAATTGCGGCGAAAGCTCTTTATGAACTGGGAATTAGTTCTGAAAAAGTGCAACAAGAGGTGGAAGGATTAATTGGTCATGGGGAAAAAGCTGTGACAACCATTCAATATACACCGCGAGCAAAAAAAGTAATTGAACTATCTATGGATGAGGCTCGAAAATTAGGGCATACTTATGTTGGTACAGAACATATTTTACTTGGGCTTATTCGCGAAGGTGAAGGAGTTGCGGCTCGAGTTTTAAGCAACCTTGGTATTAGCTTGAATAAAGCGCGTCAGCAAGTTTTACAGCTTCTAGGTGGCGGAGATGCAACTGGTGCTGGCCGACAAACAAATACACAAGCAACACCGACTTTGGATAGTTTGGCTCGAGATTTAACGGTTATTGCTCGGGAAGATAATTTGGACCCGGTAATTGGTCGCTCTAAAGAAATTCAACGTGTGATTGAGGTGCTTAGTCGCCGGACGAAAAACAATCCAGTTCTTATTGGGGAACCAGGTGTTGGTAAAACAGCAATTGCAGAAGGCTTAGCGCAACAAATTGTTCGCAATGAAGTGCCTGAGACCTTGCGAGGAAAACGTGTAATGACACTTGATATGGGTACTGTTGTTGCTGGTACAAAATATCGTGGTGAATTTGAAGACCGTTTGAAAAAAGTAATGGATGAAATTCGTCAAGCTGGGAATGTAATTCTATTTATTGATGAACTCCATACTTTAATTGGCGCTGGTGGAGCGGAAGGTGCAATTGATGCTTCGAATATCTTAAAACCACCTCTAGCTCGTGGTGAATTACAATGTATTGGTGCAACAACACTCGATGAATACCGTAAATACATTGAAAAAGACGCTGCACTTGAAAGACGTTTCCAACCTATTAAAGTAGACGAACCAACTGTGGAAGAATCGATTCAAATTTTACATGGTTTGCGTGATCGTTATGAAGCGCATCACCGGGTTGCGATTACGGATGAAGCGCTAGAAGCTGCAGTTCGTTTATCAGACCGCTATATTTCAGACCGTTTCTTACCTGATAAAGCAATTGATGTTATTGATGAATCTGGTTCAAAAGTTCGTTTGAAATCTTTTACAACACCAAAAAATGTAAAAGAAATGGAGAACAATTTAACAGATTTGAAAAAAGAAAAAGATGCGGCTGTGCAAGGACAAGAGTTTGAAAAAGCAGCGGCATTGCGAGATAAAGAACATAAACTCAAAAAATCATTAGAAGAAACTAAAGCTAATTGGCAAGAAAAGCAAGGACTTGATCATAGCGAAGTAACGGAAGATATTGTTGCGGAAGTAGTTGCAAGTTGGACTGGTATCCCAGTTGCAAAACTTGCAGAAACAGAAACAAATAAACTTCTTAATATGGAAAAACTTTTACATGAACGTGTTATTGGACAAGATGCAGCCGTTAAAGCGGTATCTCTAGCAGTACGACGAGCTCGTGCTGGGCTTAAAGATCCAAAACGTCCAATTGGTTCCTTTATTTTCTTAGGTCCTACAGGTGTTGGTAAAACGGAACTTGCGCGCGCGCTTGCTGAGTCTATGTTTGGGGATGAGGATTCGATGATTCGGATTGATATGTCCGAATACATGGAAAAATTCTCAACTGCTCGTTTAGTTGGAGCGCCTCCTGGTTATGTTGGTTATGAAGAAGGCGGCCAATTGACAGAAAAAGTTCGTCAAAAACCATATTCTGTAGTGCTGCTTGATGAAATTGAAAAAGCACATCCAGATGTATTTAATATGTTGCTACAAGTGCTTGATGATGGTCGTTTAACTGATTCTAAAGGTCGTGTGGTTGATTTTAGAAATACAGTTATTATCATGACTTCTAATATCGGTGCTCAAGAAATGAAACAAGATAAATCAATGGGCTTTAACGTGATTGATCCGCTTAAAGATCATAAGGCAATGGAACATCGCGTTTTACAAGATTTAAAACAAGCTTTCCGACCGGAATTTATCAACCGGATTGACGAAACAATTGTATTCCATTCCCTACAAGAAAAAGAATTGAAACAAATTGTTACGCTTCTTACTTCTCAATTAACAAAACGTCTTGCTGAACGTGATATCCATGTGAAATTGACTGAAGGTGCGAAAGCTAAGATTGCTAAAGATGGCTATGATCCTGAATACGGGGCGCGTCCTTTGAAACGAGCTATTCAAAAAGAAGTAGAAGATATGCTTTCTGAAGAGTTACTTCGTGGAAACATAAAAGTAGGCGACAACGTAGAAATTGGAGTAAAAGAAGGAAAATTAGAAGTTAGAAAAAAAGCTACGCCTAAAAAGAAAGCGGCTCCCAAAAAAGTGAAATCTAAATAA
- the radA gene encoding DNA repair protein RadA, which yields MAKAKRTTKFVCQACGYESPKWMGKCPNCNEWNQMVEALEPSKKSRSAFNHTGEPSKATPITQIASEEEARVETNMPELNRVLGGGVVPGSMVLVGGDPGIGKSTLLLQVSAQLTLTNKKVLYISGEESIKQTKLRAERLQVSGDNLYVYAETNLEAVQETIDFVKPDFVVIDSIQTVYHPDVTSAAGSVSQVRECTAALMRIAKMQNIAIFIVGHVTKEGAIAGPRLLEHMVDTVLYFEGERHHAYRILRAVKNRFGSTNEMGIFEMRDIGLVEVANPSEVFLEERLEGASGSTVVASMEGTRPVLVEIQALVSPTMFGNAKRMATGIDYNKVSLIMAVLEKRVGLMLQNQDAYLKAAGGVKLDEPAVDLAVAVSVASSYRDKPTRSTDCFIGELGLTGEIRRVARIEQRVQEAAKLGFKRIFIPKNNEGTWKIPKDVQVVGVETIGEALKKALPD from the coding sequence ATGGCTAAGGCAAAAAGGACGACCAAATTTGTATGTCAGGCATGTGGATATGAATCGCCAAAATGGATGGGTAAATGTCCGAATTGCAACGAGTGGAATCAGATGGTGGAAGCATTAGAACCATCGAAAAAATCGCGCTCAGCTTTTAATCATACAGGAGAACCATCAAAAGCAACACCGATTACTCAAATTGCGAGTGAAGAAGAGGCAAGAGTAGAGACAAATATGCCTGAATTAAATAGAGTTTTGGGTGGCGGTGTGGTTCCTGGTTCCATGGTTCTTGTTGGTGGAGATCCAGGTATTGGTAAATCAACGCTTTTACTTCAAGTGTCAGCACAACTTACACTTACTAATAAAAAAGTTCTCTATATTTCTGGGGAAGAATCAATTAAGCAAACAAAACTTCGAGCAGAACGTTTACAAGTTTCAGGTGATAATTTGTATGTTTATGCAGAAACAAATTTAGAAGCGGTTCAAGAAACAATTGATTTTGTAAAGCCTGATTTTGTAGTAATTGATTCTATTCAAACAGTTTATCATCCAGATGTAACGAGCGCTGCGGGAAGCGTGTCGCAAGTTAGAGAATGTACAGCAGCTTTAATGCGAATTGCTAAAATGCAAAATATCGCTATTTTTATTGTTGGTCATGTGACGAAGGAAGGTGCAATTGCAGGTCCTCGTTTACTTGAGCATATGGTAGATACAGTGCTTTATTTTGAAGGAGAGCGTCATCATGCATACCGAATTTTACGCGCAGTGAAAAACCGTTTTGGCTCAACAAATGAAATGGGGATTTTTGAAATGCGTGATATTGGTCTTGTAGAAGTTGCCAATCCATCGGAGGTTTTCTTAGAGGAGCGTTTAGAAGGAGCTTCGGGTTCAACCGTTGTAGCTTCAATGGAAGGAACGCGACCAGTGTTAGTAGAAATTCAAGCACTTGTATCGCCAACTATGTTTGGAAATGCGAAAAGAATGGCCACCGGGATTGATTATAACAAGGTATCATTGATTATGGCTGTTTTAGAAAAAAGAGTAGGACTCATGTTACAAAACCAAGATGCATATTTGAAAGCGGCTGGTGGGGTTAAGTTAGACGAACCGGCAGTTGATTTAGCAGTTGCTGTTAGCGTAGCTTCCAGTTATCGTGATAAGCCGACGAGGAGTACGGATTGTTTTATTGGTGAGCTTGGTTTAACAGGAGAAATTAGACGTGTGGCAAGAATTGAGCAACGTGTACAAGAAGCCGCAAAACTTGGCTTTAAACGAATTTTTATTCCAAAAAATAATGAAGGTACTTGGAAAATACCAAAAGACGTGCAAGTGGTTGGTGTGGAAACGATTGGAGAAGCATTGAAGAAGGCTTTACCAGATTGA
- a CDS encoding PIN/TRAM domain-containing protein: protein MLTWVIRVCFLILGGTTGVFSLPALWVKLGIGHILLINNPYTDALIGALIFYLITFWAVKYVEAALNWLEEKLAKIAIGTLIYGGLGLFVGLVIAFFASNALSQTNIPLLNSVVPVILTLVLGYLGFRIGISRRSEFGNFVNNRNAKKKTAEEEQTEEKSKKTYKILDTSVIIDGRIADILATGFLDGTVVIPLFVLAELQHIADSSDTLKRTRGRRGLDILNRIQKEDSIQVEMYEGDFEDTPEVDSKLVKLAKVMGGIVVTNDYNLNKVCEFQNVPVLNINDLANAVKPVVLPGEKMTVLMVKDGKEHNQGVAYLDDGTMIVVEDGRKFINETIQVEVTSVLQTSAGRMIFAKPS from the coding sequence ATGCTTACATGGGTAATTCGAGTGTGTTTTTTAATTCTTGGTGGGACAACGGGAGTCTTTTCACTACCAGCACTTTGGGTGAAGCTGGGAATTGGACACATTCTGCTAATTAATAATCCTTATACCGATGCTCTGATTGGTGCACTTATATTTTATCTTATTACTTTTTGGGCGGTGAAATATGTAGAAGCCGCACTTAATTGGTTAGAGGAAAAATTAGCTAAAATTGCTATTGGAACTCTTATTTACGGAGGGCTAGGTTTATTTGTTGGATTAGTAATTGCGTTTTTTGCGAGCAATGCTTTAAGTCAAACAAATATTCCGCTTTTAAATTCAGTAGTACCAGTTATTTTAACACTAGTGCTGGGTTATTTAGGGTTCCGTATTGGGATCAGTCGTCGAAGTGAATTTGGGAATTTTGTCAACAATAGAAATGCGAAGAAGAAAACCGCAGAAGAAGAACAAACCGAGGAGAAATCTAAGAAAACCTATAAAATTTTGGATACGAGTGTTATTATTGATGGTCGTATTGCAGATATTTTAGCTACTGGATTTTTAGATGGAACGGTTGTCATTCCATTATTTGTGCTGGCTGAACTTCAGCATATCGCGGACTCATCAGACACGCTTAAACGAACAAGAGGTCGACGCGGATTAGATATATTAAATCGGATTCAAAAAGAAGACTCTATTCAAGTGGAAATGTATGAAGGTGATTTTGAGGATACACCAGAAGTTGATAGTAAACTGGTAAAACTTGCTAAAGTAATGGGCGGGATTGTCGTAACAAATGATTACAATTTAAACAAAGTATGTGAGTTCCAAAATGTACCAGTTTTAAACATTAATGATTTAGCTAATGCGGTAAAACCGGTTGTTTTACCTGGTGAAAAAATGACTGTTCTTATGGTGAAAGATGGTAAAGAACATAATCAAGGTGTTGCATATTTAGATGATGGCACAATGATTGTTGTAGAAGATGGGCGCAAATTTATTAATGAGACCATTCAAGTCGAGGTAACTAGTGTGCTTCAAACATCAGCAGGAAGAATGATTTTTGCTAAACCATCCTGA
- the ispD gene encoding 2-C-methyl-D-erythritol 4-phosphate cytidylyltransferase: MNYELIFLAAGQGKRMNAQKNKMWLDLVGEPIFIHALRPFLADNRCSKVIVVCQETERKHVEKLMQQLHVAKNRIEIVKGGKERQDSVAAGLGRCGNESVVLVHDGARPFVTIDIIDRLLSGVKENKAAICAVKVKDTVKRVIDNLVQETVDRENLWQIQTPQAFELHILQKAHQLAKEEQFLGTDEASLVERIPWPVATVQGSYYNIKLTTPEDMPLAKAILGELGENY; this comes from the coding sequence ATGAATTATGAGCTGATTTTTTTAGCGGCAGGACAAGGTAAACGAATGAATGCGCAAAAAAATAAAATGTGGCTAGATCTAGTTGGAGAACCTATTTTCATTCATGCTTTACGTCCTTTTCTAGCCGATAACCGTTGTTCAAAAGTGATAGTTGTATGCCAAGAAACAGAACGAAAACATGTAGAAAAATTAATGCAGCAGTTACATGTCGCAAAAAACCGCATAGAAATTGTTAAGGGCGGAAAAGAACGTCAAGATAGTGTGGCGGCCGGACTTGGAAGATGTGGCAATGAGTCCGTAGTTTTAGTTCATGATGGAGCTAGACCATTTGTAACGATAGATATCATTGATCGGTTACTAAGCGGTGTGAAAGAAAATAAAGCTGCTATATGTGCTGTAAAAGTGAAAGATACCGTGAAACGGGTTATTGATAATCTTGTTCAAGAGACGGTAGATCGCGAAAACCTTTGGCAGATTCAAACTCCGCAAGCTTTTGAACTGCATATTTTACAAAAAGCACACCAGCTTGCAAAAGAAGAGCAGTTTTTAGGAACAGACGAAGCAAGTTTAGTAGAGCGAATTCCTTGGCCGGTTGCTACTGTTCAAGGAAGCTATTATAATATTAAATTAACGACTCCAGAAGATATGCCGCTTGCTAAGGCGATTTTAGGAGAACTTGGGGAAAATTATTAA
- the gltX gene encoding glutamate--tRNA ligase, which translates to MSETKRVRVRYAPSPTGFLHIGNARTALFNYLFARHNDGDFIIRIEDTDAKRNVADGEESQMKNLKWLGMDWDEGVDVPGKYGPYRQSERQSIYEPLIQQLLDEGLAYKCYCTEEELEAEREKQKANNEMPRYSGKCRHLTKEQQAEKEAQGFKPSIRFKVPANETITFNDMVKDDVSFESNGIGDFVIAKKDGIPTYNFAVAVDDHLMEISHVLRGDDHISNTPKQILIYNAFGWEPPTFGHMTLIVNESRRKLSKRDGSIIQFIEQYRDLGYLPEALFNFIAMLGWSPEGEEEIFSKEEFIKMFDPKRLSKSPALFDNVKLTWVNNQYVKKLPLNDVVELSLPHLQKAGVVSADLDQAELDWVHKLVSLYHEQMSYGAEIVPLSEMFFADAEAITFDEEEKAVLAEDTVPTVISAFKKELEALEVLEAAEVKAAIKRVQKETGVKGKGLFMPIRIVTTGEMHGPELPLAIEVLGREKVLNRMDTWLKNN; encoded by the coding sequence GTGAGTGAAACAAAACGAGTACGTGTGCGTTATGCGCCGAGTCCAACTGGTTTTTTGCATATTGGAAATGCACGTACTGCCTTATTTAACTATTTATTTGCAAGACATAATGATGGAGACTTTATTATTCGGATTGAGGATACGGATGCGAAACGTAACGTAGCTGATGGCGAAGAAAGTCAAATGAAAAATTTGAAATGGCTAGGTATGGATTGGGATGAAGGTGTTGATGTTCCTGGAAAATATGGTCCTTATCGTCAATCTGAACGCCAATCTATTTACGAACCGCTTATTCAACAATTATTGGACGAAGGCTTGGCTTACAAATGTTATTGCACGGAAGAAGAATTAGAAGCAGAACGTGAAAAACAAAAAGCTAATAATGAAATGCCTCGTTATAGTGGTAAATGCCGTCATTTAACAAAAGAACAACAAGCTGAAAAAGAAGCGCAAGGTTTTAAACCAAGCATTCGTTTCAAAGTACCAGCTAATGAAACAATTACTTTTAACGATATGGTTAAAGATGATGTTTCTTTTGAATCAAATGGTATTGGTGATTTTGTTATTGCGAAAAAAGACGGAATCCCAACGTACAACTTTGCTGTAGCTGTGGATGATCATTTAATGGAAATTTCGCATGTTCTTCGCGGTGATGATCATATTTCAAATACACCAAAACAAATTTTGATATACAATGCTTTTGGTTGGGAGCCACCAACTTTCGGTCATATGACGCTCATTGTGAATGAAAGTAGACGAAAACTAAGTAAGCGTGACGGTTCGATTATTCAATTTATCGAACAATATCGTGATTTAGGATATTTACCAGAAGCATTATTTAACTTCATTGCGATGCTTGGTTGGTCTCCTGAAGGGGAAGAAGAAATTTTCTCCAAAGAAGAATTTATTAAGATGTTTGATCCAAAACGTTTATCTAAATCACCAGCATTATTTGATAATGTCAAATTGACTTGGGTAAATAACCAATATGTGAAAAAATTACCGCTAAATGATGTAGTGGAGCTTTCCTTACCACATTTACAAAAAGCGGGGGTTGTGTCTGCTGATTTAGATCAAGCGGAACTTGACTGGGTGCACAAATTAGTTTCACTTTATCATGAACAAATGAGTTATGGTGCAGAGATTGTGCCACTTTCTGAGATGTTCTTTGCGGATGCAGAGGCGATTACTTTTGATGAAGAAGAAAAAGCTGTTCTTGCGGAAGATACAGTCCCAACTGTTATTTCGGCCTTCAAAAAAGAGTTAGAAGCACTAGAAGTTCTTGAAGCTGCGGAAGTAAAAGCGGCAATCAAGCGTGTCCAAAAAGAAACGGGAGTAAAAGGCAAAGGATTATTTATGCCAATTCGGATTGTGACTACTGGCGAAATGCATGGTCCTGAATTGCCGCTTGCAATCGAAGTTCTTGGTCGTGAAAAAGTGCTTAATCGTATGGATACATGGTTGAAAAATAATTAA
- the epsC gene encoding serine O-acetyltransferase EpsC, protein MPTRLKEDIATIIKNDPATKTFFDAFLTNPGLHALWWHRVANFFYRHKMVLFGKVLSQTARFLTNIEIHPGATIGRRLFIDHGAGIVIGETAEIGNDVTIFHGVTLGGTGKDCGKRHPTVGDGALVSAGAKVLGPVEIGAAARIGAGAVVLKDVPPGATVVGIPAKVVRLNGRTVGHAVPKMDELTLRIAELENIVEKLLKEKE, encoded by the coding sequence ATGCCAACTCGCTTAAAAGAAGATATTGCAACAATTATAAAGAATGACCCTGCGACGAAGACTTTTTTTGATGCTTTTTTAACGAATCCGGGATTACATGCACTTTGGTGGCATCGTGTGGCGAACTTTTTTTATCGCCATAAAATGGTTTTGTTTGGAAAAGTATTATCGCAGACAGCTCGTTTCTTGACTAATATAGAGATTCATCCAGGCGCAACAATTGGTAGAAGGCTTTTTATTGATCATGGTGCAGGTATAGTGATTGGAGAAACCGCGGAAATTGGCAACGATGTAACTATTTTTCACGGAGTTACGCTTGGTGGAACTGGGAAAGATTGCGGGAAACGCCACCCAACTGTCGGTGATGGGGCACTTGTTTCAGCAGGAGCAAAAGTACTTGGACCTGTCGAAATTGGTGCAGCGGCTCGTATTGGCGCAGGAGCAGTCGTTTTAAAAGATGTACCCCCAGGAGCAACCGTTGTTGGTATTCCAGCGAAGGTTGTTCGGCTAAACGGTCGAACAGTAGGCCACGCGGTTCCTAAAATGGACGAGCTAACATTACGAATTGCAGAATTAGAAAATATAGTAGAAAAACTTTTAAAAGAAAAGGAGTAG